The following proteins come from a genomic window of Nocardiopsis sp. YSL2:
- a CDS encoding HAD-IIA family hydrolase: MSLLAADRPLNELYDAMLLDLDGVVYIGPNAVPAAPEAVGKARAAGARVAFVTNNAGRTPARIAEQLTHLGVAAAPEDVVTSAEAAARLVSTRFPTGSDVLVVGDTGLRQAVRRMGLRPVTVATASVVAVVQGYTPRIARDLLDQGALAVARGAFYVASNADATAPSEQGITPANGSFVRVIAHATGVEPVVAGKPMRPLHEEGMLRTGARNPLIVGDRLDTDIEGATTHGAAGMLVLSGVATAADALAAPAHQRPRFLAWDVSGMNETHPAVLIDGSRTRCRGWTVTAADGTVRLEGSGDRLDGLRALCAAVWAHTSVDPAGPSARAALALLGW; encoded by the coding sequence ATGTCGCTGCTCGCCGCAGACCGCCCGCTCAACGAGCTGTACGACGCGATGCTCCTGGACCTGGACGGAGTGGTCTACATCGGCCCGAACGCCGTCCCCGCAGCGCCGGAGGCCGTGGGCAAGGCGCGGGCCGCGGGCGCACGCGTGGCGTTCGTGACCAACAACGCGGGCCGGACGCCCGCACGTATCGCCGAGCAGCTGACCCACCTGGGTGTGGCGGCCGCACCCGAGGACGTGGTGACCTCCGCCGAGGCCGCCGCCCGACTGGTCAGCACACGCTTCCCCACGGGTTCGGACGTGCTGGTGGTGGGCGACACCGGTCTCCGCCAGGCGGTACGCCGCATGGGCCTGCGCCCCGTGACGGTGGCCACCGCATCGGTGGTGGCCGTCGTGCAGGGCTACACACCGCGCATCGCGCGGGACCTGCTCGACCAGGGCGCGCTCGCGGTCGCACGCGGCGCCTTCTACGTGGCGAGCAACGCCGACGCCACCGCACCCTCCGAGCAGGGCATCACACCGGCCAACGGTTCGTTCGTCCGCGTGATCGCCCACGCGACGGGCGTGGAACCGGTGGTGGCGGGCAAGCCCATGCGCCCCCTGCACGAAGAGGGCATGCTGCGCACCGGTGCCCGCAACCCGCTGATCGTCGGAGACCGGCTGGACACCGACATCGAGGGCGCCACCACGCACGGCGCCGCCGGCATGCTCGTGCTGTCCGGAGTGGCCACCGCCGCGGACGCGCTGGCGGCCCCCGCACACCAGCGCCCCCGCTTCCTGGCGTGGGACGTGTCGGGCATGAACGAAACGCACCCGGCCGTGCTGATCGACGGATCCCGCACCCGCTGCCGCGGATGGACCGTCACGGCCGCGGACGGCACAGTGCGGTTGGAGGGCTCCGGCGACCGGCTCGACGGCCTGCGCGCCCTGTGCGCAGCGGTGTGGGCGCACACCTCGGTGGACCCGGCCGGCCCGTCCGCACGAGCGGCCCTGGCCCTGCTGGGCTGGTGA
- a CDS encoding DUF1015 domain-containing protein, protein MPRQPLELAPFRGLRYTDLDIDRALDSGELEVANLLAPPYDVPGPEETRELLRSDPHNAAYLTVPYQLNLTMPGNRSGTPARFIYDKAAARLRSWIDDGVLAQDETPALYVYEQVTAAGDHQRGLVGALRLPEKESGPVRGHESVSQGPVLDRMWLMRATRANLEPIFLLYRGGNGAASRITESAEHHGDLLVDTRTSDGTTHRLWALPSTDAHAEISADLAERTALIADGHHRYDAYQAVREHDRDPGWDYGLAFLVDSEAHPPRLGAIHRVLPGLDTATAIAAVREIATVDTLADRALPEPAPEPSLVLVAPDGTAHLVHDFDEAALERAMPHRSADWRHLPTAILREVLLPLWGYQDDRPVRMIHDDPDEAVQAARDTAGTAVLVPPMSVEHVYSIVERGELTPRKSTSFGPKPRSGLIMRVLDQP, encoded by the coding sequence ATGCCACGCCAACCACTCGAACTGGCTCCCTTCCGCGGCCTGCGCTACACCGACCTGGACATCGACCGCGCCCTGGACTCGGGTGAACTGGAGGTCGCCAACCTCCTGGCTCCGCCCTACGACGTCCCCGGCCCCGAGGAGACCAGGGAACTCCTGCGCTCGGACCCCCACAACGCCGCCTACCTCACCGTCCCCTACCAGCTCAACCTCACGATGCCGGGCAACCGCAGCGGGACTCCGGCACGATTCATCTACGACAAGGCGGCCGCGCGGCTGCGCTCATGGATCGACGACGGCGTACTGGCCCAGGACGAGACCCCCGCGCTCTACGTCTACGAACAGGTCACCGCCGCAGGCGACCACCAGCGCGGACTGGTCGGAGCCCTACGCCTGCCCGAGAAGGAATCCGGCCCCGTCCGCGGCCACGAGAGCGTGAGCCAGGGCCCGGTGCTGGACCGCATGTGGCTGATGCGCGCCACCCGCGCCAACCTCGAACCGATCTTCCTGCTGTACCGGGGCGGAAACGGCGCCGCCTCACGCATCACCGAGTCAGCCGAGCACCACGGCGACCTGCTCGTGGACACGCGCACCTCCGACGGGACCACCCACCGCCTGTGGGCGCTGCCCTCGACGGACGCACACGCCGAGATCAGCGCCGACCTGGCCGAGCGCACGGCACTCATCGCCGACGGCCACCACCGCTACGACGCCTACCAGGCCGTACGCGAACACGACCGGGACCCCGGCTGGGATTACGGTCTCGCCTTCCTGGTCGACAGCGAGGCCCACCCCCCGCGCCTCGGCGCGATCCACCGGGTCCTGCCCGGGCTCGACACCGCCACGGCGATCGCGGCCGTCCGGGAGATCGCCACCGTGGACACGCTCGCCGACCGCGCCCTGCCGGAGCCGGCGCCCGAGCCCTCACTCGTCCTGGTCGCACCCGACGGCACCGCGCACCTGGTCCACGACTTCGACGAGGCCGCGCTGGAGCGCGCCATGCCCCACCGATCGGCCGACTGGCGCCACCTGCCCACCGCGATCCTGCGGGAAGTCCTGCTGCCCCTGTGGGGCTACCAGGACGACCGCCCGGTCCGAATGATCCACGACGACCCCGACGAAGCCGTCCAGGCCGCCCGCGACACCGCGGGCACGGCCGTGCTCGTCCCTCCGATGAGCGTCGAGCACGTGTACTCGATCGTCGAGCGCGGAGAGCTCACCCCGCGCAAGTCCACCTCCTTCGGCCCCAAACCGCGCTCCGGCCTGATCATGCGCGTCCTCGACCAGCCCTGA
- a CDS encoding MBL fold metallo-hydrolase gives MHDDVDVSRPPEGITPLGDEIFAIDTMLAGYAGVVSSYLIRSERPCLIEVGTAGSAPVLHKAVTRLGLAPEDLATIVVTHIHLDHAGGTGDMAALFPNAEIVVHERGARHLADPSRLMSSAAMVWGDRLDVLFGRMSPTEAARIRSVAETGEIDLGAGRKLVSHYAPGHAKHHMGLVDTLTGDLYVGDALGVYNPLTGDVRPATPPPDFDLDACLRTLRLFGDIDAQRLMFSHFGAVDTVGETIDRAESELRLWVETVRESHGTQGDLDHAVAMVRDKVVSRYKPLPEDASKDAAAVLDILAGPEANVSGIMHWLDRLAQEQAAAVGDPRK, from the coding sequence GTGCACGACGACGTGGACGTCAGCCGTCCGCCCGAGGGAATCACCCCTCTGGGCGACGAGATCTTCGCCATCGACACCATGCTCGCCGGATACGCGGGGGTCGTGTCCAGCTACCTCATCCGCTCGGAGCGGCCGTGCCTGATCGAGGTGGGCACCGCCGGTTCGGCACCGGTCCTGCACAAGGCCGTCACCCGGCTCGGCCTGGCGCCCGAGGACCTCGCCACCATCGTCGTCACCCACATCCACCTCGACCACGCGGGTGGCACCGGCGACATGGCCGCCCTGTTCCCCAACGCGGAGATCGTCGTCCATGAGCGCGGCGCCCGGCACCTGGCCGACCCCAGCCGCCTGATGAGCAGCGCCGCCATGGTGTGGGGCGACCGCCTGGACGTCCTGTTCGGCCGGATGTCCCCCACCGAGGCCGCCCGGATCCGTTCCGTGGCCGAGACCGGGGAGATCGACCTCGGCGCGGGCCGCAAGCTCGTGTCGCACTACGCGCCCGGCCACGCCAAGCACCACATGGGCCTGGTCGACACCCTCACCGGGGACCTGTACGTCGGTGACGCCCTGGGCGTATACAACCCGCTCACCGGCGACGTGCGCCCCGCGACACCGCCGCCGGACTTCGACCTCGACGCCTGCCTGCGCACACTGCGCCTGTTCGGCGACATCGACGCCCAGCGGCTGATGTTCTCCCACTTCGGTGCCGTCGACACCGTCGGGGAGACGATCGACCGGGCCGAGTCGGAGCTGCGGCTGTGGGTGGAGACCGTCCGGGAGTCGCACGGCACCCAGGGCGACCTCGACCACGCGGTCGCCATGGTCCGCGACAAGGTGGTCTCCCGGTACAAGCCCCTTCCGGAGGACGCCTCGAAGGACGCGGCGGCGGTGCTGGACATCCTCGCCGGGCCCGAAGCCAACGTGTCGGGCATCATGCACTGGCTGGACCGGCTGGCACAGGAGCAGGCCGCGGCGGTCGGCGACCCGCGAAAATAG
- a CDS encoding single-stranded DNA-binding protein: MPEDEHLNEIVLVGRVTAAPVVRDLPSGDRLVTWRICVSRPPDTRFRGRRVDSVTCVSFDAWVHDEVREWRLGDVVRMSGALRRRTWRGFDGVRSVHEVEVRSAALVRTVRSGRGQVRR, translated from the coding sequence GTGCCCGAGGACGAGCACCTCAACGAGATCGTGCTGGTGGGCCGGGTGACGGCTGCACCGGTCGTCCGGGACCTGCCCAGCGGTGATCGGCTGGTGACCTGGCGGATCTGCGTGTCCAGGCCACCGGACACGCGGTTCCGCGGCAGGCGGGTCGACTCCGTCACCTGTGTCAGCTTCGACGCGTGGGTCCACGACGAGGTGCGGGAGTGGCGACTCGGTGACGTGGTGCGGATGTCAGGAGCGCTCAGGCGTCGTACCTGGCGGGGGTTCGACGGTGTGCGGAGCGTTCACGAGGTGGAGGTCCGGAGTGCGGCGCTGGTCCGCACTGTACGGTCCGGGCGCGGGCAGGTGCGCCGGTGA